From Phragmites australis chromosome 5, lpPhrAust1.1, whole genome shotgun sequence, a single genomic window includes:
- the LOC133917484 gene encoding protein FON2 SPARE1-like, with product MKRPHTIAAAAAILLWLAVLTVAFHGCSRLGCRGLAARRRTSPVAVPRKMLLAVTSLDAASLTGHHHRQHHHQHNRHHQHHHHHHHVDRWNRHGIPLSAVGKGEEIDPRYGVQKRLVPTGPNPLHH from the coding sequence ATGAAACGACCTCACACCATagccgcagccgccgccatcCTCCTGTGGCTCGCCGTGCTCACCGTCGCGTTCCACGGGTGCAGCCGCCTCGGCTGCAGAGGCCTGGCCGCGAGGAGGAGAACAAGTCCGGTCGCTGTCCCGAGGAAGATGCTGCTCGCCGTGACGAGCCTCGACGCTGCCTCGCTGACCGGTCACCATCATCGTCAACACCACCACCAACATAATCGGCATCACCAgcatcatcaccatcaccatcacGTCGACCGATGGAACCGGCACGGGATTCCACTGTCCGCTGTTGGCAAGGGCGAGGAGATCGACCCGCGGTACGGCGTGCAGAAGAGGCTCGTCCCGACAGGCCCGAACCCGTTGCATCACTGA